The nucleotide window GAGCCTGACCGGCTCGTCCTTCCAGGTATAACCTTGCGCATAGTTCTGCATCTGGTCGGCCGGCACACCGAGGTAAGTGTGCGTCAGCCCGAAGGCGGGGAAGAGCTGCTTTTCCATTGCCACATCGAACGGCATCTGCAGACTCGCGGCCACTACGATGCCCAGCAGGCCGGAACTGGGATTGGAATACGTGCGCGACGACCCGGCGATATGGTCGGGCTTCCAGTTACGGTAATAGGCCATCAGCTGATCGGCGTCTTGCACCTCGCCCGGCACTTGAAGCGGCAAGCCGCCTGCGGTATTGGTACCCAGGTTCATAATGCTGACCTTGTCGAACGCGCTTCCACGGAGCTGGGCCACATACTCGCTGGCTTTGTCGGTCAGGGCAAGCTTGCCGTCGGCTTGCGCATAGGTGGCCAGCGTTGCCGTAAACATCTTGCTGATCGAGCCGATTTCAAACAGGGTGTCGTCGGTCACGCTCTGTTTCGTATCCCTCGACATGACGCCGAAGTTATAAACGCAGCGTTGGCCATCCACGCTCACGCCAACCGCCATTCCAGGGAGTGCGTTTTTTTCCATGATCGGCTTGATTACCTGTTCGACCGCCGCTTTGACCTTGCAGTTGTCGACCTCGGCCGCCTGGCAGACAGAAACCGAGAATAATCCTGAAATGAACAGCAGAGCGGGTGAACCACGGGAATTGAGTTGCATATCGCAGGGCCTCTTTTAATATCGGGAACGAACAAACGCTTCGTGGTGACGCGTTCGCCCCAGGAACGAGAAGCAGTGCGGCGCCGCCACTTGAAGCGATTATCGTACCGAAGCACGGCGCGTCGGCTGGAAATGGGACGAAGCGGCCCATGTTCGGGACGGGCTCCGGGAGTTCGCCATCAGGCGAGGAGCCTTTGATCGATACCCGGCATATTAAGGGTGAGCTGGAGGAAATGCGCGCTATCCATGTGGCGCATTTCAGGGAGGAGGCCGGGCGGCAGAAGGGAAACAATGAAGCATGAATTCCTCTTTGCCAGATGGGTGCTCCGGAAACTATGGCGCATTCAGTTGCGCGCGCTTGGTGAAATGGCCGCTATTGACCCCGCTGGCTACTATAGAAGGAATCCGGCTACGCTCGGCGCCGCCAGCGAAAAACTGGCTTCAGGGATACTGGCTTCAGGAAGCGGGCTCCCGTGCGTCCTTCTTGCACACCTCCCGGAATGCCTTGGGCGTGCATTCGTATTCTTCCTTGAAGAGCTTGTTGAAATACGAGGAGTTCTTGTACCCGACCGAATAGGCGATTTCCGCAATGCTGGCGCTGGTGTTTTCGACCAGCAGGCGCGATGCCTCGGTCAACCTGAGCTTGTTCAAGTAGCCGACAAACGTATAGCCCATTTCCTTCTTCAATATGTCGTTAACCTTATTACGATTGACGCCAGTTTCCGAGACCACGGTTTCCATATCCAGTTCCGGATCCGCGTAGCGTGTCGCCAGCAACCTCAAAATGGCGGATTTTTCCCGTTCCCGGTGCGGCTCCAGCGCCAGTTGCTGGTACGCCACCAGCGGCAGGTCTTTCTGCATCCGTGCGCGCAGGTCATTGGCCAGGGCCAGCGCATATTGCTTGGCGAACCAGAACGCGAAACCAGTCCACGCGAGGATGAGGAGGGCGGCCAGCAGATACAGGTAGCCGTATTTCCGCTCGTGCAATTCGATCCCCCCGATTTCGATACGCGACAGGGTGCCCACCGGGCTGGCGTTGCTGGTGCCGAATTCGATCTGTGCAACCTTGGCCAGCGAGTAGCCCAGATCGGATTGATTGAGTTTGTTCATGTCGACCCACCAATCCGGAATGGTCAGATGTGCCAGGTCGAGTTCGACGCGGGCCCCGTCCTGGTTGCACTTGATGTATGCCCCCGGTGGGCGATAGGTCATCAAGTCTTCCGGTTTGGACAACTTGTCATCGAAGGTGGTCAGGCCGACCCGGATGGTACCGGCAGGGAAGCAGCGCGCCTCGAAACTGATCTTGCCGAACCTGGACCAGTCGAACAATGCCGGTTTGCGGTTGCGGTCCGTGAACAGCAGGCCGGTCGAGATATAGGAATGGGGATTGCTGCCTGACAGGACGAATTCCATGATCAGGCGCTCGGCATCGACTCGCGCGTTCACGTTCGTCGTCGCGTCCTTGGTGCTGTGGGTGCGCAGCTGCCAGGAGAAATCGTCCTGCTCGAACAGGGCGACGCGGTGATAGCTGCGGATGACGCACAGATACCCGAACAGGATACTCACGCCGAGAAGCAGGATCAGCCTGAGCAGTGCCTTTGAATATAACGCGTGCATAGAGAGTTCAGTTGAATGGCCGGACAGCAGCGAGCCCGCCGGGCGCCAGTGCGGCGGCAGTTGACAGCCCCCGCAATGTACAGCATGGCATGCCGGTTTGTCATCATGACGCTGTTGCATGCCGCAGACGGATGTCGAGCGGGTTCAACCCTGTTTGCCGCGCCAGCCGTGCCTGGAAAACTCCGGGACTTTCCGGCAGCGAATGCTAAACTGCATTGATGGCCGGTCGTGCCCGTGCTTGAGTTTATGGACCCGGCAAAGACACGATGCGATGGCCACGTGCAGGCCTTGGCGGCAAGCCAACCGCCACGTTCACGAGGAGAACCGCCATGCCAAGCTCGCTTTCCACTCTTGCGAACCGGTCGACCCGGCCGGGTGCTTCCAGGGCGATGGAATCCCCAGCCTCTTCCACCCGACTGTCGTTTCCCACGATCCAGCGCCAGCGCTCGGCCTCTTCCTGCGCCTGTGGCGGCACCTGCCCGCGCTGCCAGGCCAAGTCCAGCCTGACGATCGGCGCCGCCAACGATGCGCATGAGCAGGAAGCCGATCGGGTGGCCGATGCCGTGATGCGCGGCGAGCATGGCGCGTCCATCCGGCAAGGCTCTCCTGCCCTGCAGACCAGGCTGTACCGCAAGGTGCTCGATCCCGACGAGGTCTACGACAGCGCCCATGCCGCTCCGGGCACGGCGGAGAGAGAAATCCTGCGCGATGATGATGCCGGTCCAGCAAGCCTGCAGCGCAAGGAGACGGTCGGTGCCGCCGATGGCGCACTGGCTGTCCCGGCCGGCTACGAACGGTCGCTGCAGCGTGCCGTGCAAGGGGGCGGCAGCGCCCTGCCGCCGGCGACACGCGGCTTCATGGAAAGCCGCTTCGGGCATGATTTCTCCGGCGTGCGTGTGCACCATGACGCACAGGCCGACGCCCTGTCCCGGCAGATCGACGCGCGCGCCTTCACCCTGGGCCAGGACATCTTCTTCGGGCGGTCGGAATACGCGCCAGCGTCGGGCGCGGGCCAGCGCCTGCTGGCGCACGAACTCACCCACGTCGTGCAGCAGGCCAGCGGCAAGCTGTCGCGCCAGATCCGGCGCGTGCCCCGCACGCCGTGCAGCGCGTATCCCAGCTACGACCCCGCGAAGAACCGGCTCACCTACAACTGCGCCGGGCTGGCGTTGCGCAGCTACGAAGACACGTCCCCGCCGTCCGCTGTGTACACCGACATGGAGGCGCGGTTCACTCCCCCTTACAGCCCGGCAGACACCTGCTTGCCGGGAGAGGTGAAGTTCTGGTTGTGGGAATACAATATGCACCCCGAGGACGCCCAGGGGAATGTCTTGCGCGCTGCCCGGCCCGACTTCCATATCGTCGCCGGGCGCATGGACGCCGCCGGCGGCGAGCCCGCCGTCTACAGCAAGAACGGCCGCCGGCCCATCCACGGCCCCGCACCCGGGCCCAGTTTCAGGCCTGCCACCCGCGAACGGGCGCTCGACGACGACGACCAGCCCGCCGAGCTGCCTGGCGGCCGGCCCTTCTTCAAGGTGCGCAGCGACATGATCGAGCAGGTCAGCTGCGCGGAGTGTCTGTGATGCCCATGGCCTTCCCGGCCGGTGCCGTCGAATGCGCGGAAGGCGATTTCATCGTCCATGAACAGGCCGGCATGCAGTGGCACGTCTACCGGGTAGACGACATCGTCGCGATGCAGCGCCTGCTGGCCTGCGCCACCGCGCCGGTCAGCCTGGTTCCCGAGAGTATCCTGCTCGATTCCGTGACGCCGGCTTACCACGGCGAAGTCCACCTGTTGCTGACGGCCTTCGACCCCGTATTCCCCGATCCGGCGGCAGCCAGGCACGCCATCCTGCAAGGGACGCTGGCCGAACGCGTGCATGGCCTGTTGCGCAACGCACGCGACTTCCCGAAGGACGCATGCGAGGTAATCAAAGCGCGGGAAGCTTGAGCAGGGCATTCCCGGACGATACTGTCACGCTTCTTGCTTCACAAAGTGGGTGACCTGAGAGGAGACCGCCATGCTGGCACTGCAACAGAAGACGACCGCGCGGCCTGGCCGTTCTGCGAACGAACGCGTACAGCGGCGAACACCCGATCACGGCCAGCACGCCGATCCGGCGCCGGAACGCGCGGGAGCCTGCGCCTGTGGCGGATCGTGCCCGCGCTGCCAGGCCAGGTCGGCGCTCACCATTGGCGCCAGCGGCGATGCCGGCGAACGGCAGGCCGACGCGGCGGCGGAGCAAGTCATGCGCAAGCCGGGCCGGGGTCACGTGCCGGCGCTGGCCGCGGCTCCGGGCGGGTCCGTCACCGGCGGCGAACCCGCGACGCCGGCCAGCGTCGATGCCGTGTTGCGCTCGCCCGGCCAGGCACTGGATGGTCCCACCCGCGACTTCTTCGAATCGGGCTATGGCCATGATTTTTCAGGCGTCCGCGTGCATGCGGACAGCGCGGCGGCGCAATCGGCCCGGCAGATGGATGCATTGGCCTACACGGTCGGCCGCGACATCGTCTTCGACAGCGGCCAGCTGGCGCCGCACACGCCCGAGGGCCGGCACCTGCTGGCCCATGAACTGGCGCACGTGGTGCAGCAATCCGCCGCGGGTCCGGCCGTCGCGCGCGTGCAGCGGCGCGTGCGGCGCGAGAACGTGACCTGCCAGGCCACCGGGCTCACGAATCCCGACCTGACCGGCGACGAAGTGGTCGCGGCGCTCGAGGCGGCCGACACGGAAGCCATCGGGCTGGCGCAGGTCGCCGAAGACGCGCTGACGACAAATCTGGCCAGTGTCCGTGGTGGCGCGGCGCCGGATGCGGCTTTCGACACCATCCTGCAGGAAGAACTCGGGCTGACGCTAGCGAACCCCGCCCATTTCCCGCTCGTGCGACAGGTGGCCGGCCGCTATCGCCGCGTCCGCGAAACGCTGGAAAGCGGCTACCTGCGCTATATGTGCCGGAGTGGCCCCACGACGAAACTGGTGGGTTGCACGGCGGGCGATTGCGTGGACACCGTGGCGTTCACGTGCCCGGGCAATCGGCTGATGGTGCTTTGCCAGGCCTTCTGGGATGAGCCGGGCCTGCGTGGGCTCACGCTGCTGCACGAACCTTTCCACATCTGGTTCGATATGGCGCAGCATGCGCCGACTGCCCTGCGCCGTGCCGACGCGCTGTGCTACGAATCGTTCGCGCTGCGCGCGTCCGGCCAGGTTGCGGCGGAGAATTGCACGGCCCATACAGGGGGCTGATACAGGAGGCTGATACAGGGGGCTGATACAGGAGGCTGATACAGGTGGCTCAGCAGGCACCTCAGTGGATACTGCCCATGGCGCCCTGGATGGCGCCGAGGGCGGAGAACTCCCCGCTCCGGTATTTCTTGGCCATCCGGCTCAGCGTGGCGCGCTCCATATTGCACAGCCGCGCCGCCTCGCTGATATTGCCGTTGGTTTGCGCCAGCGCGCTTTCCACGAAGCGCCGCTCCACTTCGCGCACCGCGCGCAGCTTCTCGTTGCGCAGCAGGTTGCTGTCGATTTTCAGGCCCTGCACGGGCACGCTGCGTAACGCCGAGCAGCAGCGGCGCAGGTCGTCCGCATCGATGCAGGCACCGCTGCTGAGCAGGTGGGCGCGCAGCAGCACGTGCTCCAGCTCGCGCACGTTGCCGGGCCACGGGTGCGTGCACAGCAGGTCGAGTGCCGCGGAGGACAGCCCCTTCGGCTTGCCACCCTCCCCGCGCGCCGCCTTGGCCAGCAGGTGCGGGACGAGGATGCCCAGGTCTTCCACGCGTTCGCGCAGCGGCGGCATGCGCACCGACAGCACGTCCAGCCGGAACAGCAGGTCGGGCCGGAAGCCGCCGCGTTCCACCAGCCGGCGCAGGTCCACGTTCGATGCCGCCACCACGCGCACGTTGCCATGGCGACGCTGTTCTTCCCCCACCGAGCGGAAGGAAGCATCCTGCAGGAAGCGCAGCAGGATTACCTGGCCGCGCGCCGACAATGCCTCGATCTCGTCCAGGAACAGCGTGCCACCTTCCGAATCGCGCACCAGCCCGTGCCGCGCGCGGCTGGCATCCGTGAACGCGCCCTTGGCGTGGCCGAACAATTCGCTTTCGATCAGCGCGTCGGGCAGCGCGCCGCAATTGACGGGAATGAAGGGGCCATCGCGGCGCTCGCTCAGCGCATGCGCCGCATGCGCGGCCAGCTCCTTGCCGGTGCCGCTTTCGCCGGTGATCAGGATGGGGGCCCTGGACCGGGCAAAGCGCCGGATCAGCGCGATCGCTTCCAGGAACGCGGGCGATGCGCCGACGAAGTTGCTCAGCAGCGCGGCACCATGGACGGAATCGGTCATGGGCATCGTTCGGCCTCCTTGCAGGTCACATTCGGAGTCACACTCGGAGTCACATTCGGAGTCACATTCGGAGTCACATTCGGGGGGAACCAGCCAGTCATCCAGCTTCGTGCGCAGCGTGCGATTCAGTATAGGGAGGGACGCCCGGCAGATCAAGCCGTGTGCGTTCCACGCACACCCGTGGCGGCGCCGACACGGCCCGCAGGGGGATTGATACAGTCCCGCCGCGTGCCGTTGTGCCGGGCGCGACACGCGCGTGCACAACGCTCATGGCGGGTGCCCGTGGCATGGGTCTTGCAGCCGGTGTCGCAATACACGGCGTGAGCAGGACGCCCACCTTGTCCGTGCACCCGCGTTG belongs to Pseudoduganella albidiflava and includes:
- a CDS encoding sigma 54-interacting transcriptional regulator, with protein sequence MTDSVHGAALLSNFVGASPAFLEAIALIRRFARSRAPILITGESGTGKELAAHAAHALSERRDGPFIPVNCGALPDALIESELFGHAKGAFTDASRARHGLVRDSEGGTLFLDEIEALSARGQVILLRFLQDASFRSVGEEQRRHGNVRVVAASNVDLRRLVERGGFRPDLLFRLDVLSVRMPPLRERVEDLGILVPHLLAKAARGEGGKPKGLSSAALDLLCTHPWPGNVRELEHVLLRAHLLSSGACIDADDLRRCCSALRSVPVQGLKIDSNLLRNEKLRAVREVERRFVESALAQTNGNISEAARLCNMERATLSRMAKKYRSGEFSALGAIQGAMGSIH
- a CDS encoding helix-turn-helix domain-containing protein; translation: MQQRHDDKPACHAVHCGGCQLPPHWRPAGSLLSGHSTELSMHALYSKALLRLILLLGVSILFGYLCVIRSYHRVALFEQDDFSWQLRTHSTKDATTNVNARVDAERLIMEFVLSGSNPHSYISTGLLFTDRNRKPALFDWSRFGKISFEARCFPAGTIRVGLTTFDDKLSKPEDLMTYRPPGAYIKCNQDGARVELDLAHLTIPDWWVDMNKLNQSDLGYSLAKVAQIEFGTSNASPVGTLSRIEIGGIELHERKYGYLYLLAALLILAWTGFAFWFAKQYALALANDLRARMQKDLPLVAYQQLALEPHREREKSAILRLLATRYADPELDMETVVSETGVNRNKVNDILKKEMGYTFVGYLNKLRLTEASRLLVENTSASIAEIAYSVGYKNSSYFNKLFKEEYECTPKAFREVCKKDAREPAS
- the ampC gene encoding class C beta-lactamase is translated as MQLNSRGSPALLFISGLFSVSVCQAAEVDNCKVKAAVEQVIKPIMEKNALPGMAVGVSVDGQRCVYNFGVMSRDTKQSVTDDTLFEIGSISKMFTATLATYAQADGKLALTDKASEYVAQLRGSAFDKVSIMNLGTNTAGGLPLQVPGEVQDADQLMAYYRNWKPDHIAGSSRTYSNPSSGLLGIVVAASLQMPFDVAMEKQLFPAFGLTHTYLGVPADQMQNYAQGYTWKDEPVRLSAGPVALYAYGVKTTATDLLRFLEHNMHPGQLDAKWQRAVRDTQVPHYQIGPMTQGFSWEMYPYPLKLDVLLAGNSEQIVFKANATAKPEISQTAQVELLVNKTGSTAGFSSYVAFVPAKRIGVVLLANKAYPMADRVTAGYNILERLNSSQ
- a CDS encoding eCIS core domain-containing protein, with translation MESPASSTRLSFPTIQRQRSASSCACGGTCPRCQAKSSLTIGAANDAHEQEADRVADAVMRGEHGASIRQGSPALQTRLYRKVLDPDEVYDSAHAAPGTAEREILRDDDAGPASLQRKETVGAADGALAVPAGYERSLQRAVQGGGSALPPATRGFMESRFGHDFSGVRVHHDAQADALSRQIDARAFTLGQDIFFGRSEYAPASGAGQRLLAHELTHVVQQASGKLSRQIRRVPRTPCSAYPSYDPAKNRLTYNCAGLALRSYEDTSPPSAVYTDMEARFTPPYSPADTCLPGEVKFWLWEYNMHPEDAQGNVLRAARPDFHIVAGRMDAAGGEPAVYSKNGRRPIHGPAPGPSFRPATRERALDDDDQPAELPGGRPFFKVRSDMIEQVSCAECL
- a CDS encoding eCIS core domain-containing protein encodes the protein MLALQQKTTARPGRSANERVQRRTPDHGQHADPAPERAGACACGGSCPRCQARSALTIGASGDAGERQADAAAEQVMRKPGRGHVPALAAAPGGSVTGGEPATPASVDAVLRSPGQALDGPTRDFFESGYGHDFSGVRVHADSAAAQSARQMDALAYTVGRDIVFDSGQLAPHTPEGRHLLAHELAHVVQQSAAGPAVARVQRRVRRENVTCQATGLTNPDLTGDEVVAALEAADTEAIGLAQVAEDALTTNLASVRGGAAPDAAFDTILQEELGLTLANPAHFPLVRQVAGRYRRVRETLESGYLRYMCRSGPTTKLVGCTAGDCVDTVAFTCPGNRLMVLCQAFWDEPGLRGLTLLHEPFHIWFDMAQHAPTALRRADALCYESFALRASGQVAAENCTAHTGG